The Mesorhizobium sp. INR15 region AACAACAAACTGGGAGTCGTGAAAATGAAGACCGTTCTGAAGACATTCGCCGCAGCGCTGTTGCTCGGCGTCGCCGCGATGGGTGTAGCCAAGGCCGATCCGGTCAAGATCGGCGTTGCCGCCGAACCCTATCCGCCCTTCACCTCGCCGGATGCCTCGGGCAAGTGGATCGGCTGGGAGATCGACTTCATCGATGCCGTCTGCGCCGAAGAGAAACTCGACTGCGTCATCACGCCCGTCGCCTGGGACGGTATCATTCCCGCGCTGACGACCAAGAAAATCGACGTCATTGCCAGTTCGATGTCGATCACCGACGAGCGCAAGAAGACGATCGACTTCTCCGACAAATATTACAACACACCGACCGCCATCATCGGACCGAAGGACCAGAAGTTCGGCGCCGCGCCGGCGGATCTGAAAGGCAAGGTCATCGGCGTGCAGGTTTCGACCATCCATGCCGTCTATGCCAAGAAGCACTTCACCGACGCGCAGGAAATCAAGGAATACCAGACCCAGGACGAGGCCAACCAGGATCTCGCCGCCGGTCGGCTTGACGCGGTGCAGGCCGATTCCATAGCGCTTGGCGAATTTCTCAAGTCCGACCAGGGCAAAGCCTGCTGCGACCTGAAAGGCATGGTTGCCCCTGATATCGAGGTGCTCGGACCTGGCGTGGGCGCCGGCGTGCGCAAGGACGATACTGGGTTGAAGGACAAGATCAACGCCGGCATCAAGGCTATCCGCGCCAACGGAAAATATGACGAAATCTCCAAGAAATACTTCGACTTCGATATCTACGGTGCGGAAGCCCAGTCGAACTGACGCCCCGCACAGGTAAGCAGACAATCACACGGGGCAGCGTTCGGCGCCGTGTGGTTTCGTCGAAACCCTGCACGCGCGATCGCTGACGGATAGCGTCAGCGATCGCCCAGCAATTCGGGGGCGAAGCTGATCGAAGCATTCCTTCCGGCCTCCGCGGCCGGCATCATCGAGTTGCTCTCGCCGGCGCCCGTCGGCTGGGGCGGAACGCTTTTGCTTGGCCTTCTGCATTCGATCGAGATCGCGGTCGGCGCCACCTGCGTCGGGCTTCTGATCGGCATCTGCGGCGCCTATGGCAAGCTCTATGGCGGCCCTGTGGTGCGCGATCTCCTGGCTGTCTACACGACGATCGTGCGCGCCGTGCCCGAACTGGTGCTGATCCTGCTGCTCTACTACGCCGGCACCGACCTGATAAACCAGGTGCTGACGGCAATGGGCTACCAGCGCGTCGACATCAGCGGGCTGGTGGCCGGTATCGCCGTGCTCGGCTTTGTCCAGGGCGCCTATTCCACCGAGGTCATGCGCGGCGCGATCCTGGCCATCCCGCAAGGGCAGATCGAGGCCGCTCGCGCCTATGGCATGTCGCCAAGCTTGTTGCTGCGGCGTATCACATTGCCGGCAATGCTGCCTTTCGCCATACCCGGCCTCGCCAATCTCTGGCTGATCGCCACCAAGGACACCGCGCTGCTTGCCGTCGTCGGGTTCTTTGAGCTGACGCTGGCGACCCGGCAGGCGGCGGGCGTCACCAAGGCCTACCTCATCTTCTACCTCGCGGCGGGCGTGCTCTATCTGGCCGTGTCGCTGTTTTCGAACCTGCTGCTTGGCCGCCTCGAGGCCTGGGCCCGGCGGGG contains the following coding sequences:
- a CDS encoding transporter substrate-binding domain-containing protein, translated to MKTVLKTFAAALLLGVAAMGVAKADPVKIGVAAEPYPPFTSPDASGKWIGWEIDFIDAVCAEEKLDCVITPVAWDGIIPALTTKKIDVIASSMSITDERKKTIDFSDKYYNTPTAIIGPKDQKFGAAPADLKGKVIGVQVSTIHAVYAKKHFTDAQEIKEYQTQDEANQDLAAGRLDAVQADSIALGEFLKSDQGKACCDLKGMVAPDIEVLGPGVGAGVRKDDTGLKDKINAGIKAIRANGKYDEISKKYFDFDIYGAEAQSN
- a CDS encoding ABC transporter permease encodes the protein MLGLLHSIEIAVGATCVGLLIGICGAYGKLYGGPVVRDLLAVYTTIVRAVPELVLILLLYYAGTDLINQVLTAMGYQRVDISGLVAGIAVLGFVQGAYSTEVMRGAILAIPQGQIEAARAYGMSPSLLLRRITLPAMLPFAIPGLANLWLIATKDTALLAVVGFFELTLATRQAAGVTKAYLIFYLAAGVLYLAVSLFSNLLLGRLEAWARRGMPSVKEAR